The segment TTCTGGATTACCGATATGTATCGGTGCGCCGTGGACATTCGGGAAACGAGAAGTAATTTGAATTGCACGAATTGCATCTTCAGGTGTCATTGGTCGCATACTGACAACGGTTGGTCCTTCAAACATACCAGCTTTTTCACATGCGATATTTGTCTTATACATTGGTACATTACAATTTTCTTGAATATGTCGAATTGGAATACCTGCTTCAAGAAGCGGTGTTTCAAATGTAAAGCTACACCCAATTGAAAAGCCAACCATATCATCTTCCCAAAAATCCGTAATATCTAATACTTCCTCTGTAAAAACACCGTCGCGATAAATGCGATATTTCGGGATGTCCTTACGAATGTCCGCATTTTTCGCAATCGTAGCAGGTATAAATGATCCTGGTTCTGTCACGTCTAATAGTGGACACTGCTTTGGATTACGCTGACAAAAAAGAAGAAAGTCAAAAGCATGCTCTTTTTTCAAAATTACTAAATTTGCTTGTGTAAATCCAATCGACATACCAGAAGTCGGTCCAGTAATTTCTTGATTTCGAATAAGTTTGCGCATTTCATTCGGATCTAATGTACTATATAGTGTCATCTTCAATTCTCTCCTTTTAAAACGACCATCCATGATAAGGTTACTCATGAATGGTTGTTAGATTAGCTGAATAATTTTTGCATTTGTTCTATTAAAGTAATAACGCTCAAGTATCCCATAAGAACAACTACTATTGCGCCAGTTACAGTTAACCAACGTGGATGTTTATATGTGCCCACAATATCTTTTTTATGTGCTGCAATTAATATAATCGTAAGTGCCAATGGTAAAATTAATGCATTTAATGCGCCAACAATGATCAATACATTCACAGGCTTTCCGATGAAGGTAAAAGTCGCTGTTGAAACGAGAATAAATCCGATAATGACCCAATTATGATATTTTTCAATCTTCGGATGGAATGAACGAATAAATGAAACAGATGTATAAGCAGCACCTACAACAGAAGTAATCGCTGCCGCCCACATAATCATACCGAACATGCGATAACCGATATTACCAGCAGCAAGTTGGAAAACAGATGCTGGTGGATTATCAGGGTCAATCGCTAAACCTTGTGATACAACGCCAAGAACTGCTAAAAATAATGCAATACGCATCACGCCCGTAATCAAAATTCCTGTGACAGAGCTCTTCGTTACTTCTGGCAAGGACTCTTGACCTTTAATGCCCGCATCTAACAGGCGATGACCACCAGCAAATGTTATGTATCCGCCAACTGATCCCCCAACTAGCGTCACGATTGCAAACCAGCTAATTTCTAGCGGCATAAAGGTTCTCACAACCGCTTCCCCTACAGGAGGTGTTGTTTTAAAAGCAACAAATAGCATGAGTAAAACCATAATAACACCAGCTACTTGCGCTACTTTATCCATTGCCTTTCCTGCTTCTTTATAAATAAAGATAAAAACGGCAAATAATGCACTTACAACGGCTCCGGTAATCGGATCTAAACCAATCATTGCATTTAGCCCTAGACCCGCTCCGGCTACGTTCCCAATATTGAATGCTAAACCGCCAATAACGATTAGTAAGGCAAGAACAACACCTAATCCTGGCAATACTTTATTGGCAATCTCTTGCCCGCGCAAACCCGAAACAGCGATAATTCGCCAAACGTTAACTTGTGCAACAATGTCTAAAATTAAAGAAATTAAAATGACAAACCCAAAACTAGCAGCTAATTGCTGTGTAAATATTGTTGTTTGTGTTAAGAAGCCTGGTCCAATTGATGACGTAGCCATTAAAAATGCTGCGCCTAATAATACACTTTTACTAGCTGTTTTTTTCACAAATTTGCTTTTATTCTTTTGCTCTAGTTCCTCTTTACTCACTACTACTTTGTTAGCTCCCATTTAGTTCCTCCTTGATTGCACGTACAGAAATTTGCTGTTCCGTTAATTTTGCATGAATCTCTTTTGCGAATTGTACCGCATGTTCCCCGTCTCCATGAATGCAAACTGTATCCGCTTGTAATGAGACTTCGATTTGCTGCTGTGATAGTACTTTGCCTTCTTTCACCATTTTCACAACTTGCCCGACAGCTTGTCCATTATCCGTAATCAGTGCATCCAGTTGGTTACGTGATGTTAACGAACCGTCTTGCTGATACGTACGATCTGCAAACACTTCATGCGCCGTTTGAAGTCCAATTTTTTCTCCAGCCTTTGTTAATTCACTACCTGACAAACCGAATAACACAATGGAAGGTGAAATATCATAAACAGCTTGTGCAATGGCCTCTGCAATTGCTGGATCTTTAGCTGCCATATTATAAAGTGCTCCATGTGGTTTCACATGCTGCATCGGTTCATTGTAGATTGTTAAAAAACCTTGCAATGCTCCAACTTGATACACGACCATATCGTAAGCTTCCTGTGGCGTAATTTTCATTTCACGTCGCCCAAAACCATTTAAATCCGGCAATCCTGGGTGTGCTCCAATTTTCACACCGTTAGCAATCGCTAGCTTAACTGTTTCACGCATAACGGTAGGATCTCCGCCATGAAAACCACAAGCAATATTAGCAGATGTCACATATTTTAAAATTTCCTCTTGCTCACCAAGTTGATAGCGACCAAAACTTTCCCCTAAATCACAGTTTAAATCAACACGAAACATTTTCTTTCCCCACTTTCTTTTTAAGAACGAATAACAATGAATGCGTTTCCATTTATTTGGTACCGACATTCGGAACTCAAGTTTTGAAATGTAAAAAAATCTTAGCATATTTTATTATTGTAGGAAAGAATAATTTTTAAATCTTGAGAAATAATAAAATTTTTTAACTTTTATTAAAATTCAACTTGTTTTTGTTCATTCTTAAAATATAATATTAATAATCCGTTTTTTAAAACCTAAATACCGATTTACGAAACTAGGGAGGTAGTTTTTATGCCGAATTTAACAGAAAATTTGCAAATAAGACCTCTGAGTGATTCTGCACTTGTTATTCAAATAGGCGAAGGAATCAATGAGGCAACACATATAAAAGTAAAGAGCATATTAAATTTATTAGATAATCATCCATTTAGCGGATTTATAGAGGCTGTACCTGCTTATAACAATGTGACGGTTTACTACAACCCAATCGATGTCTACTTCTCAAATTTAGATAAAGGTGTAAAAACGCCTTATGAAAATGTGAAAATGACAATTCTTTCTTTGATGAACCCTACTCATAACGGTGAAACAGCGAAGGAACGGTTAGTAAAGATACCTGTAGCATATGGCGGTGACATGGGTCCAGATTTGGAATTTGTAGCTTCTTATAACGGTTTAACACCGAGTGAAGTTATTAAAATCCACTCTTCTACACAATATCTTGTCTACATGCTAGGCTTTGCTCCAGGGTTCCCTTTTATGGGCGGAATGGACGAAAAAATTGCAACACCACGAAAAGAATCGCCACGTTTAGCAATTCCACCTGGATCTGTTGGAATTGCGGGTAGCCAAACAGGGATTTACCCATTAGAAACACCTGGTGGATGGCAAATTATCGGAAGAACACCATCTCGTTTATTTCTACCTGAACAATTACCTCCGACGTTATTACAACCAGGCGATCGAATTCAATTTGTACCCATTTCATTGGATGAGTACACGAGAGATTGGGAGATGAAAACATGAGCGTAAAAGTATTACAGCCAGGAATGTTGGCAACGATTCAAGATTTAGGGAGATATGGACTACAGAAGTTTGGTGTTATTGTAGGAGGAGCGATGGATTCAAATTCCTTACGAATTGCGAATTTACTCGTTGGAAATGCTGAAGGAGAAGGGGCTCTTGAGGTGACACTTTTCGGCACTAGCCTGTTATTTGAAAGTGATGAACTCGTTGCAATTACAGGTGGTAATCTACAACCTACCGTGGATGGAAATGAAGTCCCTATGTGGCAACCACTGTTAATTCGAAAAGGGTCTATTTTAAAATTTAATGCTGCGATTAGTGGTAGCCGCGCTTATGTAGCATTTGGCGGTGGCTTTCAAGTACCTGAAGTGATGGGCAGTAAAAGCACTTACATACGTGCTGGTATTGGTGGCTTTCAAGGTAGAAAACTGCAAAAAAATGATGTTCTTGAATGCAATACTCGAACAGAATCAGGAGAGGACCTTTTTAATCAATTACAAAAGAAAACCTCTTACCTTTCTTGGTCCGTTCATTACACACCCTTTGTTACATTCAAAAAAACACAAACAATCCGTATCATCAGAGGCTCTGAATATGAGCGGTTCGATGAAGGGGGTTTACAAAAATTCTTTTCAACACCTTACACGATTTCGACTCAATCAGATCGCATGGGCTATCGGTTAGAAGGACAAGATATCCGATTAAAAGAGCCGTTTGAATTATTATCTGAAGGGGTTACATTTGGAACAATCCAAGTCCCTTCTAATGGGCAACCGATCATTTTAATGGCGGATCGTCAAACGACTGGCGGCTATCCGAAAATAGGACAAGTCATTTCTGCAGATTTACCAGCATTAGCACAAATGCAAGCAAATAGTCATGTATTCTTTAAAGAGGTTACACTTGAAGAAGCGCAGTGGGCATTAATCCACCAAGAGAGAGAAATGAATGAGCTGGCATTTGGGCTACGTATAAAAAGATTGCATCAACTATGAGCAAAATGGGGAGTCTCAATTGAATTTGAGGCTCCCCATTATTTTTAGTTAAACATAACCCAATTGCCTAGATATTTCTGCAGTAGCCTTCTTTAATTTTTCAACGAAGATTTCAGCATTTTCCCCTTTATAATTGGCTTCTAAACCTGCGATACTCATGGCCGCGATGACTTCTCCCTTATGATCAAAAATCGGCGCTGCAATCGCGGATGTATAATTTTCTAATTCTGAATGGCTAATTGTATAACCATGTTCTCTTGCATGTGCAATCGTTTCATAAAGTCTTTCCTTATCGGTAATCGTCCCATTTGCAAATGATTTGAGTTCTGACGATTCAACGTAATCCTTTATTTCACTATCTGGTAAAAAAGATAAGACTGCACGAGGACACGCCCCTGCATAAAGAGGGCTTTTTCTACCAATCGCTGTATAAAGTCGAACTTTTTGCTTCATATCCACTTTTTCGATATAAATGGCTTCATCACCATCACGGACAATTAAATTAATCGCTTCTTTTGTATCATTATGTAAATTATTCATAATCGGGTAGGCAATTTTTCTTATATCTAAACGTATGGAAACGAGGTGTCCAAATTTTAAAAACAGAATCCCTAATCTATATTTTGCATCTGCCCCTTTTTCTAACAATTCCATTTCCTCTAATGATTTTAACATGCGGAAAGCAGTCGTTTTCGGGATTCCTGATAACTCAATTACCTCTTGAAATGACAGTTCTATATGATCGATAAATAGATTTAAGATGTCCATTGAGCGGACAACTGTTTTATTGTTATTTGTCAATTCAGTTTTATCTTCCTTTCGTTTATAGATATTTTTTTTCGAATACTAAATAATATTTGCTACTCACTATAAAATGAGGTCATTCACCCATTTTCAAATTCTAATTATACCTAATAACTTACTATTTTTGTATACCTTGTATATTGGAGAATTTGGGGAATAGTTTTGCTTCATGGATAAAAGTAATTGTTGTACGTTTCATTGCCCAATGAAAGAGTCCTTTTTCTTCCGCCTTACATATAATGGTGAGGAGCTATCTTGAGCAGCTTTCACATGTTTTTTCAAAGCGTTGAAAAAAGGACTCTATCTTAAAATACGGAGGTATAATATGACAAGTTTTCATTCATTTCATGGAACGATAACGGAGATTACTAATCTCAATGTAGGTCAGGGTGGGAAAAAAGGTTGTAATAAACTGTTTACATTAAGAAATAATATGGGGGTCATCGTAAATTTCGCCGTTTCACCTTCCACTTACTTCGTTGACCATGAAACGTTAGTCGTGGGGGATCGCGTGACAGGGTATTATGATGCAAATGCACCCGCTATCCTTATTTATCCACCACAATATCAAGCGCTCGTTATGGTAAAAGATAATTTAAATCAAAATGTAAAAGTTGATTTCTTCAATAGCCAATTGCAAAGCAGTGACGGGCAATTACAATTAAATTTGTCTGCTAATACACATATCCTTTTAACAAATGGGCAATTCTTTTCGGAATATCCAGGGAACCATGATTTAGTTGTATACTACGGTCCTACGACAAGGAGTATTCCTGCCCAAACCACACCGTACCGTATTATTGTTTTATGCGGAGCGTATTAATAAATAGTAAGTTTAAAACTTAAAAAATTTGCGGCAAATGAATCGTATTGCTGTTCCAAAGTTAGAATTGTAAAGTTTGCAATTCTAACTTTTTTTTACATGTTATTTGCCTTTTAAGCAGCCTTTTCGGTCACATTTGCAAAATTAGCGTCATCAGTGGATTATTTTAATAAAAGTCGATACAATTATATTTAAAAAACTGGTAATTTCATAGTTGAAAGTGCGTTGATTACTACATGTAAATGAATACGATATACATAGTTTTTTTACTAGTACATCAATGCACCTTGTTGTAAACTGATTTATAATGATTTTCCCTTTTCTTTGAAAAAGTTATAGTGAATTGGATCATTCCAGAAAGATTACTCTTCCTCTATAAATCCATTTAATTACGCAACTAATATGTCACACCAAAAGAGAGGTTTTTTATGAGTATTCTAAATAACCAGTTAGATTGGAAAAAAGTTCTAGTTGCATCATTCAAAGGAATTTCACAAGTAGTTTTCATCGAAAATACGATTACAGGGATTTTATTTTTACTCGCAATAACTATCGCATCCCCTCTAGTAGGTGCGATTGCATGGCTATCTTCTTTTATTGCCGTACTCATCGGGATCGTTGGAAAAGCAAATGAAGACATAATCCAGAAAGGTTTACTTGGGTTTAATCCTGTTTTAACTGGTATGGCACTTACCTTATCCTTAACGGGACCGTACCATTGGGTTATTGCTCTTATTGGAGCAGTAGTTGCTGCATTTATTACAGCTGCAATGATGCATCTCATGCGAAATACTAAAATCCCAGTACTAAGCTTTCCATTTATTATCGTAAGTTGGGTTACATTATTAGCATCCTATCAGCTTGACTTCATTCAATTATCAATCCTTCTCGCTCCTCAAGATTTAACACATTGGAGCTTAGATATTGAAGGTACAGTCAACTGGTTCCAAGCGATATTAAATGGTTTAGGGCAAATATTCTTTCTACAAAATCCCCTTTCATCCGTTTTACTTTATATTGGATTATTCTTTGCAAGTTGGAAATTTGGCTTATTTGCGTTAATCGGGAATGTAATTGCGATTCTAACAGCCTTTGCTTTAGGCGGTGCACATGAATTAATACATACTGGCCTATACGGATTTAATGGTGTTTTAATAATTTTAGCAGTAGCTGTTGCTTTTAAAGAGTCTCATAATAGTCTTGGCTATATAACGGGAATCTTTGGAGCCTGCATAAGTGTGCCGCTCACTGCAACTGTCACAACTTGGCTTATACCATATGGCCTTCCAGTTTTCACTATGCCATTCGTCCTCTGTACATGGTTGCTGTTGGCTGCTAGAAATGTATTACCAAGGTTTTAATAATCTTTAGAGTATGGGCTTATTATTTTTAAAAACAATAAAAACTGTGGCGATTTCGCCACAGTTTTTATTTAGTTCGCTATTCCAGCTAGTACTATTGCAAATACAAGAAACGCAAACATAAATCCTCCTAATAGCACCTGTATCGTTAGCTCTCTTTCTCCATCTTTAATATTGCGAAGAATCCCGATGAAATTCAGAAAAAATATAAAAGCAACAACTGGTGTTACATAAATTAGAAATGCATTCATTAATATACTCCCTGCCTAGAATAAATTTAACTATAAACGCTATTAACATTCTGCATCTGAAACACAAATTAAGTTTAAATTTGCAGCGCAGTTTTTAGATATATTTTTAAGGCATTTATCTGTCCCTCTGTATCAGCTTCCTTTTTTCCAGCAAGATTCGTTTCCAATAAGATTCCATCTGTAACATTAATCATAAAGGTAGCGATTGTGTGAAGGGACTGGTTTGGAGAAAATTCCCCACTATCTACTCCCTTTTGAAGCAATTGAATATAGTTTTCCCTCGCACGATTAAAACGTGTAAGTAAATACGGAATTCGCTCTACTCCTTCGCTACGCCATCCTGTGACGAAATATTCATAAGTAACTGCACTTATTTTATGAAACGACTCTTTATTGTACCCATCCAAAATAGATTCTATCGTTTCCCATACCGGTTGATTGCTTTGAATCAGTTGTTGAATTTTGTTTTCAAACTGGTCATCTCTTTCATTTAAGATGCACTTCAACATCTCTTCTGTACTAGAAAAATATTGATATACACCACCTCGGCTCATACCTGAAATTTCAACAACATCTTTCATCGTTGTAGGTTCGAAACCCTTTTGACAGAATACTGTTTCTGCAGCTTTTAATATTTCGAGCTTTCGATTTTCTTTGTATTGTTTCGTTACTTTAGGTGACATAGCGTACCTTCTTTCAATAGGAAATTTTATGATGAGCGTTAACAAACTGACTACAATTAAAGATGCGCCGGACACAGTAAATGTCATCTCAACACCAAACAATTCGGAAAGCACTCCACCTGAAATCATTCCGATCAATGTCCCAAGCGTAGTCATACTATTGATTATTCCGAAGACACGGCCCGTTTTATCCACTGGAGTACTTTTTTGTACAGTTATATTTAAAGGTATAATGGCAGATCCAAAAGAAAAACCAGCTAGAAAAAATAGCATGGGGTATGCAATTGAAAGAAATGAAGGGGGATATTGAACCATTAGAGCAAGCGCTACAAGTGAAATACCAAGCCCTAATGCTCCGAAAAACATGCAACTTAATGTCGAACGGATATGCATTTTTGTGAAAATAGCTGATGCTAAAAACATACCACCGCCACTAGCAGCCATACTATATCCCGCTACGGTTACAGGATCTTTAAAGATACCCCTTAAAAGAACCATGAATTGAGTATCAGCAATCTGTAAAACAAGAAGTAACAAGGTTGTAATAATTAAACTAATTAAAATGATAGGGATGGTTTTTAAGAAAGTGAAACCTTCTTTCATTTCCACTAGCAAATTAGACATAATATTCGTTTTTTGCTGTTCGTTTTCTGCAACCTTAGTCTTTCGATTGTCCTTTGGAATGCCAAGTAAAAAGAGCGCCGATAAAGCAAATGTCAGAGCATCGATATAAAATGCCCATTGGATACCTACCGTCGCAACAATTATCCCACTTAATACTGGACCAATGATTTTTGCACCATTATCAATCATCCCACTGATACCCATTGCCGCTTGCATTTGATCATCTTTTACGATTTCTTTTAATTTACCATTTTTCGCGGGAATAAATAGTGCTACAAACGAACTTTTTAAAAATAACAAAGCATAAACATGCCATAATTCGGTTGAAAATGCCACTCCTAAAACAAGAACCACACAGAACAAATCGGAAATCAACATAATTAGACGTCGGTCATAGCGATCACTTAGCACACCGCTAAAAGGACCAAATAAAACCATAGGACCTACAAACACAAGCATTACACCAGACACGGCTAGCGGTGAAGCACTCCATTTTACAGCAACTAATGTGATGACAGCTAAAATATCCAACCAGTTCCCAATAGCTGAAACTGTCTGGGAGGCAATCAAATACAAATAAGCTTTATTTTTATATAGCCGTTTTGAATCCGAACCACTCTTCATCCTCATTCCCCCATTAATGAAAGTAAATTTAAAACGACAACTGTGTCATTATTATAAAATGACATAGTTGTCAGTTTCAAGAGCTATTTATACTTATTAAGGGAATTCTTTCCTTTCCGATTAGTAACATGTATTCTACGCAAAACAAAAAATCTATATACCCCATTTCAGCCATAGTACCTTTAATGCTTTTTATCTGATTCTGAACCTGATGCGCAAACAATACAATGCCAGGCATGCTACATTCAAAGTATTAAACTATAATATTCCAATCCAACCGATTAACTCCTCAACACGCTGTAGAATCTCTTGATTTGTAGGGACAGTTTCTAACTCAAGGTTTGTTTCCTAGAAAAAATGGTCTTCGTTAAGTTTAGTTCCACATATGGGGGTAATGCTTGAACAGCTAAGTGCTCATCTAACACCCTCTTTGTTAGAAGAAAGTCAGTCAATATTTTCAACACTAAAATTAGGGCAAACTGTGGACTCGCTTAGTGATGAATTACAGGCCCTATTCACAAAAGCTGCACAACCTTATTTAATTTCATGGTTAAAATATAATCCCGTGACTGAATTAAAAGATCCGCGTACGAAAAAATATGTTTGCTCCTTTTGTGAATAACAAAAAGAACGAATTCCTGCTAGTGGAACTCGTTCTTTTTTAGTGACCACTTATTTAGATAAAACGAGCAATATCTTCCAATGGTAAACGTGATGAACCGTATGCTGGAGCAGCGGCTTTACCAATAGCAATAAGTACGATAGGGAATTGATTTTCTGGTAATTCAAATCGCTCCGCAAATTTCACTTTATCAAAGCCACCCATTGGTACGGTATCAAAACCTTTTTCTTTCGCAATCAGCATAAGCTGCATTGAAATAAGCCCCGCATCAAAAGAAGCGATGTTTTGTCTTACTGCTAAAGGCAATGATGGATATAAACGATGCGTATTGTTAATCGTTAAATCCTTTAACGTATCATCCATATGACCTTCCGATACGTTTTGCGTGTAGATTTTCTCTACATTTTTATACATTTCAGCATCACCTAAAACGGCAATAACTGCTGATGATGTTTCTATTTGTTCTTGATTATTGGCAATTGTGCGAAGTTCCTTTTTCGTTTCTTCATCTTGAATGACAAGGAAACGCCATGGTTGTAGGTTACTTGAAGATGGCGCACTCGTCGCTTCTTTTATAATTTCCTCAAGTTGTGCTTGCGTCATTTTAAAAGTAGATTCGTATTTACGAACAGATTTTCTTTCATGCATAATTGTATATAAATCTTTAGTTGTTGTTGTCATTGTATTTCCTCCTAATAAACTTACTTATAATAAGTTGACGAATAGAATCTTACCATTAGTAAGTTTTAACGTCAAATAAAAAATAATCTATGTTACAATACAAGAAAAAGAATTCACATGCGGGAGGTTATCACATGACTCAACCGAATTGCACACATATATGCAGTAACTATCACCAAGCGATTGAATTTATAGGGAAACGATGGATGGGTATGATTATTTATACCTTATTGCCTGGACCAAAAAGGTATCATGAAATTCACGCATCTATCCCGGGGATTTCTGATCGTTTATTAACAGAACGTTTAAATGAGCTTGCCAATGCAGGTCTCATCAAGAAGAAATTCATAGATTCTTCTATAAAAAAAGTAGAATATGAGTTAACACCAAACGGAGTAGCTTTTCAAGAAGTTATTAACTCTATCCAAAAATGGATTGATCTATGCGACTTTGATAAAACAACAATTAAATAGCAACAAAAAAACTAGCTAGATTTTAATCTCTAACTAGTTTTTTACTTTGTTTATACTATATATTACTTAGCACTAGGCAATATTTTATTCAGCACAATCGCTACAATTGCAGCTGTTGCTATTGGAGAGCCGAATAAATATTGTACGGTTGTTGGTAAAGTATATAAGAAGTCTTTAGGTAATAATGTTAGTGCTAGTGTTAAAATCATTGGAACAGCAATGACATACATTTCTTTTTCACCGATTCGTTCATTTTTGATGACTTGTAAGCCGCTAATCGCGATAATGCCACACACGATAACGAACACACCACCAATTACTGCTGCTGGAATAGCTGTAATTAAGGCTGCTAGTTTACCCGAAAATCCGAATAATACAAACCAAATTCCTGCAGCTATAAAAACACGTCGACTTGCAATACCGGTGATCGAAATAACACCTGCATTTGTTGAGTATCCTGTTACTGGTGTAGATCCTATTAAAGAAGCAGTAAAGCAACCAATCCCCTCACCAATAACCCCGCGATTCACTTGTTTGTC is part of the Solibacillus sp. FSL K6-1523 genome and harbors:
- a CDS encoding putative hydro-lyase, with translation MTLYSTLDPNEMRKLIRNQEITGPTSGMSIGFTQANLVILKKEHAFDFLLFCQRNPKQCPLLDVTEPGSFIPATIAKNADIRKDIPKYRIYRDGVFTEEVLDITDFWEDDMVGFSIGCSFTFETPLLEAGIPIRHIQENCNVPMYKTNIACEKAGMFEGPTVVSMRPMTPEDAIRAIQITSRFPNVHGAPIHIGNPEQIGIMDISKPDFGDAVSIKQGEIPVFWACGVTPQAVAMESKPAIMITHAPGHMLITDIKETSLSIL
- a CDS encoding NRAMP family divalent metal transporter, whose protein sequence is MGANKVVVSKEELEQKNKSKFVKKTASKSVLLGAAFLMATSSIGPGFLTQTTIFTQQLAASFGFVILISLILDIVAQVNVWRIIAVSGLRGQEIANKVLPGLGVVLALLIVIGGLAFNIGNVAGAGLGLNAMIGLDPITGAVVSALFAVFIFIYKEAGKAMDKVAQVAGVIMVLLMLFVAFKTTPPVGEAVVRTFMPLEISWFAIVTLVGGSVGGYITFAGGHRLLDAGIKGQESLPEVTKSSVTGILITGVMRIALFLAVLGVVSQGLAIDPDNPPASVFQLAAGNIGYRMFGMIMWAAAITSVVGAAYTSVSFIRSFHPKIEKYHNWVIIGFILVSTATFTFIGKPVNVLIIVGALNALILPLALTIILIAAHKKDIVGTYKHPRWLTVTGAIVVVLMGYLSVITLIEQMQKLFS
- a CDS encoding LamB/YcsF family protein, coding for MFRVDLNCDLGESFGRYQLGEQEEILKYVTSANIACGFHGGDPTVMRETVKLAIANGVKIGAHPGLPDLNGFGRREMKITPQEAYDMVVYQVGALQGFLTIYNEPMQHVKPHGALYNMAAKDPAIAEAIAQAVYDISPSIVLFGLSGSELTKAGEKIGLQTAHEVFADRTYQQDGSLTSRNQLDALITDNGQAVGQVVKMVKEGKVLSQQQIEVSLQADTVCIHGDGEHAVQFAKEIHAKLTEQQISVRAIKEELNGS
- the pxpB gene encoding 5-oxoprolinase subunit PxpB codes for the protein MPNLTENLQIRPLSDSALVIQIGEGINEATHIKVKSILNLLDNHPFSGFIEAVPAYNNVTVYYNPIDVYFSNLDKGVKTPYENVKMTILSLMNPTHNGETAKERLVKIPVAYGGDMGPDLEFVASYNGLTPSEVIKIHSSTQYLVYMLGFAPGFPFMGGMDEKIATPRKESPRLAIPPGSVGIAGSQTGIYPLETPGGWQIIGRTPSRLFLPEQLPPTLLQPGDRIQFVPISLDEYTRDWEMKT
- a CDS encoding 5-oxoprolinase subunit C family protein, whose product is MSVKVLQPGMLATIQDLGRYGLQKFGVIVGGAMDSNSLRIANLLVGNAEGEGALEVTLFGTSLLFESDELVAITGGNLQPTVDGNEVPMWQPLLIRKGSILKFNAAISGSRAYVAFGGGFQVPEVMGSKSTYIRAGIGGFQGRKLQKNDVLECNTRTESGEDLFNQLQKKTSYLSWSVHYTPFVTFKKTQTIRIIRGSEYERFDEGGLQKFFSTPYTISTQSDRMGYRLEGQDIRLKEPFELLSEGVTFGTIQVPSNGQPIILMADRQTTGGYPKIGQVISADLPALAQMQANSHVFFKEVTLEEAQWALIHQEREMNELAFGLRIKRLHQL
- a CDS encoding IclR family transcriptional regulator — its product is MTNNNKTVVRSMDILNLFIDHIELSFQEVIELSGIPKTTAFRMLKSLEEMELLEKGADAKYRLGILFLKFGHLVSIRLDIRKIAYPIMNNLHNDTKEAINLIVRDGDEAIYIEKVDMKQKVRLYTAIGRKSPLYAGACPRAVLSFLPDSEIKDYVESSELKSFANGTITDKERLYETIAHAREHGYTISHSELENYTSAIAAPIFDHKGEVIAAMSIAGLEANYKGENAEIFVEKLKKATAEISRQLGYV
- a CDS encoding urea transporter — protein: MSILNNQLDWKKVLVASFKGISQVVFIENTITGILFLLAITIASPLVGAIAWLSSFIAVLIGIVGKANEDIIQKGLLGFNPVLTGMALTLSLTGPYHWVIALIGAVVAAFITAAMMHLMRNTKIPVLSFPFIIVSWVTLLASYQLDFIQLSILLAPQDLTHWSLDIEGTVNWFQAILNGLGQIFFLQNPLSSVLLYIGLFFASWKFGLFALIGNVIAILTAFALGGAHELIHTGLYGFNGVLIILAVAVAFKESHNSLGYITGIFGACISVPLTATVTTWLIPYGLPVFTMPFVLCTWLLLAARNVLPRF
- a CDS encoding MFS transporter, with protein sequence MRMKSGSDSKRLYKNKAYLYLIASQTVSAIGNWLDILAVITLVAVKWSASPLAVSGVMLVFVGPMVLFGPFSGVLSDRYDRRLIMLISDLFCVVLVLGVAFSTELWHVYALLFLKSSFVALFIPAKNGKLKEIVKDDQMQAAMGISGMIDNGAKIIGPVLSGIIVATVGIQWAFYIDALTFALSALFLLGIPKDNRKTKVAENEQQKTNIMSNLLVEMKEGFTFLKTIPIILISLIITTLLLLVLQIADTQFMVLLRGIFKDPVTVAGYSMAASGGGMFLASAIFTKMHIRSTLSCMFFGALGLGISLVALALMVQYPPSFLSIAYPMLFFLAGFSFGSAIIPLNITVQKSTPVDKTGRVFGIINSMTTLGTLIGMISGGVLSELFGVEMTFTVSGASLIVVSLLTLIIKFPIERRYAMSPKVTKQYKENRKLEILKAAETVFCQKGFEPTTMKDVVEISGMSRGGVYQYFSSTEEMLKCILNERDDQFENKIQQLIQSNQPVWETIESILDGYNKESFHKISAVTYEYFVTGWRSEGVERIPYLLTRFNRARENYIQLLQKGVDSGEFSPNQSLHTIATFMINVTDGILLETNLAGKKEADTEGQINALKIYLKTALQI
- a CDS encoding nitroreductase family protein, whose translation is MTTTTKDLYTIMHERKSVRKYESTFKMTQAQLEEIIKEATSAPSSSNLQPWRFLVIQDEETKKELRTIANNQEQIETSSAVIAVLGDAEMYKNVEKIYTQNVSEGHMDDTLKDLTINNTHRLYPSLPLAVRQNIASFDAGLISMQLMLIAKEKGFDTVPMGGFDKVKFAERFELPENQFPIVLIAIGKAAAPAYGSSRLPLEDIARFI
- a CDS encoding winged helix-turn-helix transcriptional regulator, whose product is MTQPNCTHICSNYHQAIEFIGKRWMGMIIYTLLPGPKRYHEIHASIPGISDRLLTERLNELANAGLIKKKFIDSSIKKVEYELTPNGVAFQEVINSIQKWIDLCDFDKTTIK